A single region of the Erythrobacter sp. HL-111 genome encodes:
- a CDS encoding AI-2E family transporter: protein MLKGRALSPKALQSRKMTGMDTDTDERGAALSTADMKAAAPSPSSAALVARSTLIVLAIVACGWLLIELNRFFLLVFAAIVLSAVFDAITGGICRWTGIARPYGLTIAMILFLGVFAGAFALFGTQLAGEFDTIRQTVPDAVEGVRGFLERYGMGTAVSELAELGSDDLSRLFTQAGGFALAAGNGIADFVLVVVGAIFMAANPAVYRRGFLLLFPERAEAVAAQALDDTGTGLRGWMTGQAVSSLLVAALTWIGLWLLGVPAAGGLAVIAGLLDIIPMVGPIIAGVPAVLLAFTVSPLTALWTVLLFLAIQQLQGNFLQPMIQKHAVHIPPALLLFAVLAFGLLFGFLGVLLAAPLTIVSFIMVRRVYVEAILGKPISVVDGE from the coding sequence ATGTTGAAAGGGCGAGCGTTATCGCCCAAAGCGCTGCAAAGCCGGAAAATGACAGGCATGGACACTGACACGGATGAACGAGGCGCCGCCCTTTCGACGGCCGACATGAAGGCAGCGGCCCCGTCGCCGTCGAGCGCCGCCCTGGTGGCCCGCTCGACCCTGATCGTTCTGGCGATCGTGGCCTGCGGCTGGCTGCTGATCGAGCTGAACCGGTTCTTCCTGCTGGTCTTTGCCGCGATCGTCCTGAGCGCGGTGTTCGATGCGATCACCGGCGGGATATGCCGCTGGACAGGCATTGCCCGCCCTTACGGCCTGACCATCGCCATGATCCTCTTTCTCGGCGTGTTCGCGGGCGCATTTGCCCTGTTCGGCACCCAGTTGGCGGGCGAATTCGACACGATCAGGCAAACCGTCCCAGACGCCGTCGAAGGCGTTCGGGGCTTTCTCGAACGCTACGGCATGGGCACGGCGGTGAGCGAGCTTGCCGAACTGGGCAGCGACGATCTGTCCCGCCTGTTCACGCAGGCCGGCGGCTTTGCCCTGGCTGCCGGCAACGGGATCGCCGATTTCGTCCTGGTGGTGGTCGGCGCGATTTTCATGGCCGCCAATCCCGCCGTCTATCGCCGGGGGTTCCTGCTGCTTTTCCCGGAGAGGGCCGAAGCGGTTGCGGCGCAGGCGCTGGACGACACGGGCACGGGTCTGCGCGGGTGGATGACGGGGCAGGCGGTCTCGTCGCTGCTCGTCGCCGCGCTGACGTGGATCGGGCTGTGGCTGCTGGGCGTCCCGGCGGCGGGCGGGCTCGCCGTCATTGCCGGATTGCTCGACATCATCCCGATGGTCGGGCCGATCATCGCCGGCGTTCCGGCCGTGCTGCTGGCGTTCACGGTTTCGCCGCTGACGGCGCTGTGGACGGTGCTGCTGTTCCTCGCCATCCAGCAATTGCAGGGCAATTTCCTGCAACCCATGATCCAGAAACACGCGGTGCATATTCCGCCCGCCTTGCTGCTGTTCGCGGTGCTGGCATTCGGCTTGCTGTTCGGTTTCCTGGGCGTGCTGCTTGCGGCCCCCCTTACGATCGTGAGCTTCATCATGGTGCGGCGGGTCTATGTCGAGGCGATCCTGGGCAAACCGATCAGTGTCGTCGACGGGGAATGA
- a CDS encoding I78 family peptidase inhibitor: MAALALAGCAGSDASPPPAAAPPPERTCDASPAQGFVGEKASAATGARILAETGARTLRWGPPDSAFTMDYREDRVNVMYDADMAIERITCG, from the coding sequence GTGGCCGCACTCGCGCTCGCCGGATGCGCGGGCAGCGACGCGTCGCCTCCGCCTGCCGCGGCTCCGCCGCCGGAACGCACCTGCGACGCTTCGCCCGCGCAGGGCTTCGTCGGAGAGAAGGCCAGCGCCGCAACCGGCGCGCGGATTCTCGCCGAAACGGGCGCGCGGACCCTGCGCTGGGGGCCGCCCGACAGCGCCTTCACGATGGATTACCGCGAGGACCGGGTGAACGTCATGTACGATGCCGACATGGCGATCGAGCGGATCACCTGCGGATGA
- a CDS encoding CBS domain-containing protein translates to MQVSEIMATNVKLVSPDTSVKEAARQMRNADTGALPVGEDDRLVGMVTDRDIAIRAVAAGQFDASVRDVLSEDVCYCFEDDETERAAQIMGENQVRRLPVMNRDKRLVGIVSLGDISRSAGDSAGVALSDISRQNEAPRDM, encoded by the coding sequence ATGCAGGTCAGCGAAATCATGGCGACGAACGTAAAGCTCGTCTCGCCCGACACCTCGGTCAAGGAGGCGGCCCGGCAGATGCGCAATGCGGACACCGGGGCGCTGCCGGTCGGCGAGGATGACCGCCTCGTCGGCATGGTCACCGACAGGGACATCGCCATCCGCGCCGTCGCGGCAGGCCAGTTCGACGCATCGGTCCGGGACGTTCTCTCCGAGGACGTGTGCTATTGTTTCGAGGACGACGAAACCGAGCGCGCAGCGCAAATCATGGGCGAAAACCAGGTCCGCCGCCTCCCGGTCATGAACCGCGACAAGCGGCTGGTCGGGATCGTCTCGCTCGGCGACATCAGTCGCAGTGCCGGCGACAGCGCGGGGGTCGCCCTGTCGGACATCTCCAGGCAGAACGAGGCTCCGCGCGACATGTGA
- a CDS encoding TrkH family potassium uptake protein: MTWAQDDYRLARGIRLNSAQQILLGYVVIALVGSVMLALFDKGDHPFLDHLFTSASAVSTTGLTTIDIEASYSFAGHFVILLLIQVGGIGYMTIAALLVSSARHGAEDDPAEAEKADFALPPKANVRQFAKAACLMTLLVEGLGAAALFLAFRSQGFEDALWLAVFHSVSAFCTSGLALFPDSLGAFSGRPDVLLPISAVSLLGAIGFLVAWDLWRSVRARKLRVLFTNKVVIAVFTSILLLSTVALFLLDTRLRELDPQARFLNAFFAAMTSSTTAGFSTLPTPMLQSAALIIVVATMVIGASPSGTSGGIKTTTISVLAATTLSSLRQKQVTTLFGRSVSHRKIRAACSTLFFYLTLAVAATFVLLLTDRDAGLREAGFEVLSALGTVGLSFGLTGQLTDAGKAVVIVLMLAGRVGLLAFGAALASGGEAEEEIRDAEKVE, from the coding sequence GTGACCTGGGCGCAGGACGATTACCGCCTCGCACGCGGCATCCGGCTCAATTCCGCGCAGCAGATCCTGCTGGGCTATGTGGTCATCGCGCTTGTCGGCAGCGTGATGCTCGCGCTGTTCGACAAGGGCGATCATCCTTTCCTCGACCACCTGTTCACCTCGGCCAGCGCGGTTTCGACAACCGGCCTCACCACCATCGATATCGAAGCGAGCTACTCCTTCGCCGGCCATTTCGTCATTCTGCTGCTGATCCAGGTCGGCGGGATCGGATACATGACCATCGCGGCATTGCTCGTCAGCTCGGCCCGACACGGCGCCGAGGACGATCCTGCGGAAGCGGAAAAGGCGGATTTCGCACTCCCGCCCAAGGCGAACGTCCGCCAGTTCGCAAAGGCGGCGTGCCTTATGACGCTCCTCGTCGAGGGCCTGGGCGCAGCGGCGCTGTTCCTGGCCTTCCGTTCGCAGGGTTTCGAGGACGCGCTCTGGCTGGCGGTGTTCCATTCCGTCTCGGCGTTCTGCACCAGCGGGCTCGCGCTCTTCCCCGACAGCCTCGGCGCGTTTTCCGGGCGGCCCGACGTGCTGCTCCCGATCAGCGCCGTCAGCCTTCTCGGCGCGATCGGCTTTCTCGTGGCATGGGACCTGTGGCGGTCGGTGCGCGCCCGGAAGCTGCGCGTGCTCTTCACGAACAAGGTCGTCATCGCGGTTTTCACCTCGATCCTGCTTCTGTCGACCGTCGCGCTCTTCCTGCTCGATACGCGGTTGCGGGAACTCGATCCGCAAGCGCGTTTCCTCAACGCCTTCTTCGCCGCCATGACGAGTTCGACCACGGCGGGATTTTCGACTCTCCCGACGCCGATGCTGCAATCCGCGGCGCTCATCATCGTCGTTGCCACCATGGTCATCGGCGCTTCGCCGTCAGGAACCAGCGGGGGGATCAAGACGACGACCATTTCGGTGCTGGCGGCCACGACCCTGTCTTCGCTGCGCCAGAAGCAAGTGACGACCCTGTTCGGGCGCAGCGTCTCGCACAGGAAGATCCGCGCCGCCTGTTCGACCCTTTTCTTCTATCTCACCCTCGCCGTGGCCGCGACTTTCGTCCTTCTGCTGACCGATCGCGACGCCGGTCTGCGCGAGGCGGGGTTCGAGGTCCTGAGCGCGCTCGGCACGGTCGGACTGAGCTTCGGCCTGACGGGGCAATTGACCGATGCGGGCAAGGCGGTCGTGATCGTCCTGATGCTGGCCGGCAGGGTGGGCCTGCTCGCATTCGGCGCGGCGCTGGCTTCCGGCGGGGAGGCCGAGGAAGAGATCCGCGACGCCGAAAAGGTCGAATGA
- a CDS encoding hemolysin family protein has translation MTEYLLPIIVIAVLVAINGVFVAAEFALVGSRRSRLEIIAKGGNRSAAWLVRVFDRKGGKDSYIAIAQLGITLASIGLGMYGEPAVAAWLYPAFESWGMTYDQSHVFGFIVALGCITYLHVVLGEMIPKALALQLSEQVSLSVNPIMRFFGVLFRPMVFVLNQIAFGLMRMLGIPDPGKAASLYSSKELEIATEEVAASGQFDEGQRILIENIFEMEDRTAEELMTSRSRMKAIALDTPHEDLARLFASSQQTRYPVYASSLDDIGGVLHVKDFIRARTLGGSQPLSDMTRPLPRVAATTSATELLALFKKQRIHAALVVDEHGGTLGFVTLDDIVEDLIDDEPSEDGDWVRRLPEGGFLLDGEVTLAELAEDYDIDLTEGDVVTIAGLVLAKRGIVPEQGESIEIPGYRLTVEQTEGFKITQVKLEPAA, from the coding sequence ATGACCGAATACCTGCTCCCCATCATCGTCATCGCCGTGCTGGTCGCGATCAACGGCGTGTTCGTCGCGGCCGAATTCGCGCTCGTCGGATCGCGCCGCAGCCGGTTGGAGATCATCGCCAAGGGCGGCAACAGGTCGGCAGCGTGGCTGGTCCGGGTGTTCGATCGCAAGGGCGGCAAGGACAGCTACATCGCCATTGCCCAGCTCGGCATCACGCTCGCCAGCATCGGGCTGGGCATGTATGGCGAACCGGCCGTTGCGGCCTGGCTTTACCCCGCTTTCGAAAGCTGGGGCATGACCTACGACCAGTCGCACGTATTCGGCTTCATCGTCGCGCTGGGCTGCATCACCTATCTGCACGTCGTGTTGGGGGAGATGATCCCCAAGGCGCTCGCCCTGCAGCTTTCCGAACAGGTCAGCCTGTCGGTCAATCCGATCATGCGGTTTTTCGGGGTCCTGTTCAGGCCCATGGTGTTCGTGCTGAACCAGATCGCCTTCGGCCTGATGCGGATGCTGGGCATCCCCGATCCGGGCAAGGCCGCGTCGCTCTACTCCAGCAAGGAGCTGGAGATCGCGACCGAGGAGGTCGCCGCCAGCGGCCAGTTCGACGAAGGCCAGCGCATCCTGATCGAGAATATCTTCGAGATGGAGGACCGCACGGCGGAAGAGCTGATGACCTCGCGCTCGCGGATGAAGGCGATTGCGTTGGACACGCCGCACGAAGACCTGGCGCGGCTGTTCGCCTCGTCGCAGCAGACCCGCTATCCCGTCTACGCGAGCTCGCTCGACGACATCGGCGGAGTGCTCCACGTAAAGGACTTCATCCGCGCGCGCACCCTGGGCGGCAGCCAACCGCTGTCGGACATGACCCGCCCGCTGCCGCGCGTGGCGGCCACCACTTCGGCCACCGAACTGCTGGCCCTGTTCAAGAAGCAGCGCATCCACGCCGCGCTGGTCGTGGACGAACATGGCGGCACGCTTGGCTTCGTCACGCTCGACGACATCGTCGAAGACCTGATCGACGACGAACCGTCCGAAGACGGCGATTGGGTGCGCCGACTGCCCGAAGGCGGGTTCCTGCTGGACGGCGAGGTGACGCTGGCGGAACTGGCCGAGGATTACGACATCGACCTGACCGAAGGCGACGTCGTGACCATCGCCGGACTGGTTCTCGCCAAGCGCGGCATCGTGCCCGAGCAGGGGGAAAGCATCGAGATTCCGGGCTATCGCCTGACCGTGGAACAGACCGAGGGTTTCAAGATCACCCAGGTCAAGCTGGAGCCGGCCGCGTAG
- a CDS encoding mechanosensitive ion channel domain-containing protein, translating to MIPKLPIGLPLAPESSLPDVLASIALVAALVAVWFVTGRALKAKDDLPRQAARRWTANARNALLLIAVIGLLMIWAPQLRTFALSLTAVAVAIVVATKELILCLSGSAFRTFTRAYAIGDIIEIGSNRGEVVDINLLSTRLRELDRREGSLRSVGQGAVVPHSLLFTQAVRVLVREGRRPVHGFALTFETGANLFAQLDEIAERAAAALRAEGAAGAAEGSGEAVRVAIATTDLGRQRLEFELAAGPDEAARAERAVAVAVGSFVHELASAREA from the coding sequence ATGATCCCGAAACTGCCGATAGGCCTGCCCCTTGCGCCCGAATCCTCGCTGCCGGACGTGCTCGCCTCGATCGCGCTCGTCGCCGCGCTCGTCGCCGTCTGGTTCGTCACCGGGCGGGCGCTCAAGGCGAAGGACGACCTGCCGCGGCAGGCCGCCCGGCGCTGGACCGCCAATGCGAGGAACGCGCTGCTGCTGATCGCGGTGATCGGCTTGCTGATGATCTGGGCTCCGCAGCTGCGGACCTTCGCCCTGTCGCTGACCGCGGTCGCGGTGGCGATCGTGGTGGCGACGAAGGAGCTCATCCTGTGCCTGTCGGGTTCGGCCTTCCGCACCTTCACCCGGGCCTATGCGATCGGCGACATCATCGAGATCGGGAGCAACCGGGGCGAGGTGGTCGACATCAACCTCCTTTCGACCCGCCTGCGCGAGCTCGACCGGCGGGAGGGTTCGCTGCGCTCGGTCGGGCAGGGGGCGGTGGTGCCGCACAGCCTGCTCTTCACCCAGGCGGTGCGGGTGCTGGTGCGCGAGGGACGGCGGCCGGTGCACGGCTTCGCGCTGACGTTCGAGACGGGGGCGAACCTGTTCGCGCAGCTCGACGAGATCGCCGAGCGGGCCGCGGCGGCGCTGCGGGCGGAGGGCGCGGCGGGGGCTGCGGAAGGGTCCGGGGAGGCGGTGCGGGTCGCCATCGCGACCACCGATCTCGGCCGCCAGCGGCTCGAATTCGAACTGGCCGCCGGGCCGGACGAAGCCGCCCGGGCCGAGCGCGCGGTGGCGGTCGCGGTCGGCTCCTTCGTCCACGAGCTCGCCTCGGCGCGGGAGGCCTGA
- a CDS encoding CoA-acylating methylmalonate-semialdehyde dehydrogenase, with amino-acid sequence MRQIDHFILGESPAPTRKHKVWNPSTGEVQAEVALGDAALLARAVEAAKAVQPGWAATNPQKRARVLFRFKELVEANMQSLAELLSSEHGKVVDDAKGDVQRGLEVIEYACGIPQVLKGEYTQGAGPGIDVYSMRQPLGIGAGITPFNFPAMIPMWMFGMAIAAGNAFILKPSERDPSVPVRLAELFLEAGAPEGLLQVVHGDKEMVDAIIEHPHIPAISFVGSSDIAQYIYAGGSARGKRVQAFGGAKNHGVVMPDADLDQVVNDLAGAAFGSAGERCMALPVVVPVGEDTAERLREKLIPAIHALRIGVSTDPDANYGPVVTPEHKARIEQWVDTAEQEGAEIVIDGRGFSLQGHEDGFFVGPTLIDRVTPQMTSYQEEIFGPVLQIVRARDFEEALRLPSEHQYGNGVALFTRNGHAAREFAARVNVGMVGINVPIPVPVAYHSFGGWKRSGFGDIDQYGTEGLAFWTKKKKVTQRWPDANDFGGGDGSNAFVIPTMG; translated from the coding sequence ATGCGCCAGATCGACCATTTCATCCTGGGCGAAAGCCCCGCCCCGACCCGCAAGCACAAGGTGTGGAACCCCTCGACCGGCGAGGTCCAGGCCGAGGTCGCGCTGGGCGATGCGGCGCTGCTCGCCCGCGCGGTCGAGGCCGCGAAGGCAGTCCAGCCCGGCTGGGCCGCGACCAATCCGCAGAAACGCGCGCGGGTGCTGTTCCGGTTCAAGGAGCTGGTCGAGGCGAACATGCAGAGCCTCGCCGAACTGCTGTCGAGCGAGCACGGCAAGGTCGTCGACGATGCCAAGGGCGACGTGCAGCGCGGGCTCGAGGTGATCGAATATGCCTGCGGCATCCCGCAGGTCCTGAAAGGCGAATACACGCAAGGGGCAGGCCCGGGTATCGACGTCTATTCGATGCGCCAGCCGCTCGGCATCGGGGCCGGGATCACCCCGTTCAACTTCCCCGCGATGATCCCGATGTGGATGTTCGGCATGGCCATCGCGGCGGGCAATGCCTTCATCCTCAAGCCCTCCGAACGCGACCCGTCCGTGCCGGTGCGGCTCGCCGAACTTTTCCTCGAAGCGGGTGCGCCCGAGGGGCTCTTGCAGGTCGTCCACGGCGACAAGGAGATGGTCGATGCGATCATCGAACATCCCCACATCCCGGCGATCAGCTTCGTCGGCTCGTCCGACATCGCGCAGTACATCTACGCGGGCGGCTCGGCGCGGGGCAAGCGGGTGCAGGCCTTCGGCGGGGCGAAGAATCACGGCGTGGTCATGCCCGATGCGGACCTCGACCAGGTGGTGAACGACCTCGCCGGCGCGGCCTTCGGCTCGGCGGGCGAGCGCTGCATGGCGCTGCCCGTGGTGGTCCCGGTGGGCGAGGACACGGCCGAGCGGCTGCGGGAAAAGCTCATCCCCGCGATCCACGCGCTGCGGATCGGCGTGTCGACCGATCCCGATGCCAATTACGGCCCCGTCGTGACGCCGGAACACAAGGCCCGGATCGAGCAATGGGTGGACACGGCCGAGCAGGAAGGCGCCGAGATCGTCATCGACGGGCGCGGCTTCAGCCTGCAGGGGCACGAGGACGGCTTTTTCGTCGGCCCGACCCTGATCGACCGGGTCACCCCGCAGATGACCAGCTACCAGGAGGAAATCTTCGGCCCCGTCCTGCAGATCGTGCGGGCGAGGGACTTCGAGGAGGCGCTGCGCCTGCCGAGCGAACACCAGTACGGCAACGGCGTCGCCCTGTTCACCCGCAACGGCCACGCCGCGCGCGAATTCGCGGCGCGGGTCAATGTCGGCATGGTGGGCATCAACGTGCCGATCCCGGTTCCGGTCGCCTACCACTCCTTCGGCGGGTGGAAGCGTTCGGGCTTTGGCGACATCGACCAGTACGGGACCGAAGGGCTCGCCTTCTGGACCAAGAAGAAGAAGGTCACCCAGCGCTGGCCCGATGCCAATGATTTCGGCGGCGGGGACGGCAGCAATGCCTTCGTGATCCCGACGATGGGATAA
- a CDS encoding hemolysin family protein codes for MTISSFLLPLAVIAMMVVANALYVAAEFATVGSRKSRVQELAENGNRAASGLLAILQDPKRIDNYVAGCQVGITLSSLIAGAYGQAQLTPLLTPLLGPIGGAVAAVVVVLLAVTVLQVVLGELLPKTVALRYPETLAMATLWPMKVSLLIFKPLIFVFNGTAFALMRLFRLNTEHGHTHVHSPDELEGLYRESAAGGLIDADERNMLAGALGLRSRTVREILTPRTRLTTIAAGETVGDALARIAKKPYSRFPVTGPSTEEIIGIVHIRTLFAAFERDPDALVETVARPPLVVAEMMPVPQLWQILRKNGQRTAIVINEYGSVSGMVTLEDALEEVFGEIQDEFDQEEDPVIARPDGRSVRGDMNLAALADRYDIDLPDDRADTIGGLVWHELGRLPAVGDKVDLPGTPYDLEVEAMAGYAVQRVLVREDAEQGDEA; via the coding sequence ATGACTATCAGTAGTTTCCTGCTGCCGCTTGCCGTCATTGCCATGATGGTGGTGGCCAATGCGCTCTATGTCGCTGCCGAATTCGCAACGGTGGGTTCGCGCAAGTCGCGGGTCCAGGAACTGGCCGAAAACGGCAATCGCGCGGCATCGGGCCTGCTCGCCATCCTGCAGGATCCCAAGCGGATCGACAATTACGTCGCGGGCTGCCAGGTCGGCATCACGCTCAGCAGCCTGATCGCGGGCGCTTACGGGCAGGCGCAGCTCACGCCGCTGCTCACGCCCCTGCTGGGGCCGATCGGCGGGGCGGTCGCTGCCGTTGTCGTCGTCCTGCTGGCGGTGACGGTGCTGCAGGTAGTGCTGGGCGAATTGCTGCCCAAGACGGTCGCCCTGCGCTATCCCGAAACCCTCGCAATGGCGACGCTATGGCCGATGAAGGTCAGCCTGCTGATCTTCAAGCCGCTGATTTTCGTGTTCAACGGCACGGCCTTTGCGTTGATGCGGCTGTTCCGCCTCAACACCGAACACGGCCACACCCACGTGCATTCGCCGGACGAGCTGGAAGGCCTTTACCGCGAAAGCGCAGCCGGCGGCCTGATCGACGCGGACGAGCGCAACATGCTGGCCGGCGCGTTGGGGCTGCGCTCGCGCACCGTCCGCGAAATCCTCACCCCGCGCACCCGGCTGACCACCATCGCCGCGGGCGAGACGGTCGGCGATGCCCTGGCGCGGATCGCCAAGAAACCCTATTCCCGCTTCCCGGTGACCGGCCCCAGCACCGAGGAAATCATCGGCATCGTCCACATCCGCACCCTGTTCGCCGCGTTCGAGCGCGATCCGGATGCCCTGGTCGAGACGGTGGCGCGTCCGCCGCTGGTGGTAGCCGAGATGATGCCGGTGCCGCAGCTCTGGCAGATCCTGCGCAAGAACGGCCAGCGCACCGCCATCGTGATCAACGAATACGGATCGGTTTCGGGCATGGTCACGCTGGAAGACGCGCTCGAGGAAGTGTTCGGAGAGATCCAGGACGAATTCGATCAGGAAGAAGACCCGGTGATCGCCCGCCCCGACGGCCGCAGCGTGCGCGGCGACATGAACCTCGCCGCATTGGCCGACCGTTACGATATCGACCTGCCCGATGACCGGGCCGACACGATCGGCGGGCTGGTGTGGCATGAACTGGGGCGGCTTCCGGCGGTCGGCGACAAGGTCGACCTGCCCGGCACGCCCTACGATCTCGAGGTCGAGGCGATGGCGGGCTATGCCGTCCAGCGCGTGCTGGTGCGCGAAGATGCCGAACAGGGGGACGAGGCATGA
- a CDS encoding Brp/Blh family beta-carotene 15,15'-dioxygenase, with the protein MSALAWLGWSAVLLVGVPHGASDGAMASETWGRLWGLAGKVLFVAAYLALAFVAYAAWIIFPAVTLAALLVMAMFHFGEAEHGWRRPLRGSFPIVLPALLWSAQLEALLVPLIGGMAAAAVEAAGLAAYAVLPLGAYMAMRHRAWRAEIAVNALFPPPFGFAIYFTLLHSLRELRRQARQRDTSLARHLAAFSPFALAAIVLLYVLALEGDYPWSMLLLGLLCLAVPHIAMPHVTRLVTPVRVDRQKVHRS; encoded by the coding sequence ATGAGCGCGCTCGCCTGGCTCGGATGGAGCGCCGTCCTGCTCGTCGGAGTGCCGCACGGGGCATCGGATGGTGCGATGGCCAGCGAGACCTGGGGCAGGCTCTGGGGCCTTGCCGGCAAGGTCCTGTTCGTCGCGGCCTATCTTGCCCTTGCGTTCGTCGCATACGCGGCCTGGATCATCTTCCCGGCTGTGACGCTCGCCGCGCTTCTTGTCATGGCCATGTTCCATTTCGGCGAAGCGGAGCACGGCTGGCGACGCCCCTTGCGAGGCTCCTTTCCGATTGTCCTGCCGGCCCTGTTGTGGAGCGCGCAGCTGGAAGCGCTGCTGGTTCCGCTGATCGGCGGGATGGCTGCCGCCGCGGTCGAGGCGGCCGGTCTTGCCGCATACGCCGTCCTGCCGCTGGGCGCATACATGGCCATGCGGCATCGGGCGTGGCGCGCGGAAATCGCGGTCAACGCGCTTTTCCCCCCGCCCTTCGGCTTCGCGATCTATTTCACCCTGCTTCACAGCCTGCGCGAACTGCGGCGCCAGGCACGGCAGCGCGACACCTCGCTGGCGCGGCATCTGGCCGCCTTTTCTCCCTTCGCTCTCGCCGCGATCGTCTTGCTCTATGTGCTGGCCCTGGAGGGTGATTATCCATGGTCGATGCTGCTTCTCGGCCTTTTGTGCCTGGCCGTTCCGCACATCGCCATGCCTCATGTCACGCGGCTGGTGACCCCGGTCCGGGTGGACCGCCAGAAGGTGCACCGCTCCTGA
- a CDS encoding DUF6702 family protein, with product MRWLLALLAALAVAFPASAHQQKLAISILSHNDRTGMLEVVHRVPLHDAEHALKRRGVAAPDIVGDIPSRRAFVRYIAERFTVTHDGEPVAFTLLGSEIDGGSLVVYEEAPSPGPGARITVRSLILTDVWARQENRVNIGAGTEVETLIFRAGDPAKDAILRYHGRAIPREKGYAPRNSNARPLRFGRHGPGVRGLSSTKSRSAGIRRILCTQQTASPSRAPAFTRPDLPAPLPVKYF from the coding sequence ATGCGCTGGCTCCTCGCCCTGCTGGCCGCGCTGGCCGTGGCTTTCCCCGCTTCGGCGCACCAGCAGAAGCTGGCGATCTCGATCCTGTCGCACAACGATCGCACCGGGATGCTAGAGGTCGTCCACCGCGTGCCGCTGCACGATGCCGAACACGCCCTGAAACGGCGCGGCGTCGCGGCGCCCGACATCGTCGGCGACATTCCCAGTCGCCGCGCCTTCGTGCGCTACATCGCCGAACGCTTCACCGTGACGCACGACGGCGAGCCCGTCGCCTTCACCCTCCTCGGCAGCGAGATCGACGGCGGTAGCCTCGTCGTCTACGAGGAAGCGCCCTCGCCCGGCCCCGGCGCGCGGATCACGGTGCGCTCGCTGATCCTGACCGATGTCTGGGCGCGGCAGGAGAACCGGGTGAACATCGGCGCGGGAACCGAGGTCGAGACGCTGATCTTCCGCGCGGGCGATCCGGCGAAGGACGCGATCCTGCGATATCACGGCCGTGCGATCCCTCGGGAAAAGGGGTATGCGCCACGGAATTCGAACGCGCGACCGCTGCGTTTCGGGAGGCACGGGCCGGGGGTTCGGGGCCTTTCTTCGACCAAATCTCGTTCGGCGGGCATCCGCAGAATTCTCTGCACTCAGCAGACCGCCAGCCCCTCGAGAGCGCCCGCGTTCACGAGGCCGGACTTGCCCGCACCTCTGCCCGTCAAATACTTCTGA